The Thiogranum longum genome includes a region encoding these proteins:
- a CDS encoding acetylornithine transaminase translates to MPDHLMNTYLPLPVSFTHGEGAWIFDTDGTRYLDALGGIAVCALGHAHPAVTKAICEQAGRLLHSSNLYRIENQDALADTLCEKAGMRRVFFSNSGAEANEAALKLARLYGHQKGIDTPQVIVTEGSFHGRTMATLTATGNRKIQAGFEPLVAGFLRAPYNDIEALRTIAGNSPDVVAILVEPITGEGGIRIPDDDYLTTIRALCDEHGWLMMLDEIQTGMGRTGRWFAHQHAGIKPDVMTLAKALGNGVPIGACLANGPAADVFKPGNHGSTFGGNPLATRAALAVVDTIEKENLVTRAAALGDQLLTGFQERLGAKDGVTEVRGKGLMLGIELNRPCGVLVQRALDKRLLINVTAENVVRLLPPLILSDEQAVTLNDSVCELIETFLDETP, encoded by the coding sequence ATGCCCGATCATCTGATGAACACATACCTGCCGTTGCCAGTCAGTTTTACCCATGGCGAAGGCGCCTGGATATTCGACACCGACGGCACGCGCTACCTGGACGCGCTCGGCGGCATTGCCGTGTGTGCGCTCGGTCATGCTCACCCGGCAGTCACCAAAGCCATTTGCGAACAGGCCGGTCGCCTGCTGCACAGCTCAAACCTGTACCGGATCGAAAACCAGGATGCACTTGCTGACACACTTTGTGAAAAAGCCGGCATGCGGCGTGTGTTCTTTTCCAACTCCGGCGCCGAAGCCAATGAAGCCGCGCTGAAACTGGCGCGCCTGTACGGCCACCAGAAAGGTATCGACACACCACAGGTCATCGTTACCGAAGGCAGTTTCCATGGCCGCACCATGGCCACCCTTACCGCTACCGGCAACCGCAAGATACAGGCAGGTTTCGAACCGCTGGTAGCGGGTTTCCTGCGCGCCCCCTACAACGATATCGAAGCACTGCGCACCATTGCCGGCAACAGCCCGGATGTGGTCGCCATCCTGGTCGAACCGATCACCGGTGAAGGTGGCATACGCATACCCGACGATGATTATCTCACCACCATTCGGGCATTGTGCGATGAACACGGCTGGTTGATGATGCTGGACGAAATACAGACCGGCATGGGTCGTACCGGCCGCTGGTTCGCGCACCAGCATGCCGGTATCAAGCCTGACGTTATGACGCTGGCGAAAGCACTGGGCAACGGCGTACCGATCGGCGCCTGTCTGGCCAACGGCCCTGCTGCCGATGTATTCAAGCCGGGTAACCACGGCTCGACGTTTGGTGGCAACCCGCTGGCAACACGCGCAGCGCTGGCGGTTGTCGATACGATCGAGAAAGAAAACCTGGTCACGCGTGCTGCGGCTCTCGGGGATCAGCTGCTGACCGGTTTCCAGGAACGTCTTGGTGCAAAAGACGGCGTAACAGAAGTCCGTGGCAAGGGACTCATGCTGGGTATCGAACTCAACCGTCCCTGCGGCGTACTGGTACAGCGCGCGCTCGACAAGAGACTGCTGATCAATGTTACGGCTGAAAATGTCGTTCGCCTGCTGCCGCCACTGATTCTCAGTGATGAGCAGGCTGTAACCCTGAACGACAGCGTATGCGAGCTGATTGAAACTTTCCTGGATGAAACGCCATGA
- the argF gene encoding ornithine carbamoyltransferase has product MSTRHFLTLLDFSPDELRGLIARAIELKTWQREGRIFEPLKNKVLAMVFEKSSTRTRVSFETGMVQLGGHAMFLSPKDTQIGRGEPIEDSARVLSRMVDAIMIRTFEHEKITRFAAFSSAPVINALTDDYHPCQLLADIQTWFEHRGDIRGATVAFIGDGNNMCHSYINAARQFDFRLQIAAPEGYLPNADIMATAGNHITLSHDPMEAAKGADLVVTDVWASMGQEEEQRIREKAFNGYQVNADLMAQASKDALFMHCLPAHRGEEVTADIIDGPQSVVWDEAENRLHAQKALLEILLTT; this is encoded by the coding sequence ATGAGCACAAGACACTTCCTGACCCTGCTGGATTTCTCACCCGATGAACTGCGCGGTCTGATTGCACGCGCCATCGAACTGAAAACATGGCAGCGCGAAGGCCGTATCTTCGAACCGCTGAAGAACAAGGTGCTCGCCATGGTGTTCGAGAAATCCTCCACCCGCACCCGCGTTTCGTTCGAAACCGGCATGGTACAACTGGGTGGACACGCCATGTTCCTGTCCCCCAAAGACACCCAGATCGGCCGCGGAGAACCCATTGAAGACAGCGCCCGCGTGCTGTCGCGCATGGTCGACGCCATTATGATCCGGACGTTTGAACACGAAAAAATCACACGTTTCGCAGCATTCTCCAGTGCACCGGTCATCAATGCGCTGACTGACGACTACCATCCCTGCCAGTTACTGGCGGACATACAGACCTGGTTTGAGCACCGCGGAGACATTCGTGGCGCAACCGTTGCCTTCATCGGCGACGGTAACAACATGTGCCATTCCTACATCAATGCCGCACGCCAGTTTGATTTCCGTTTACAAATCGCCGCACCCGAAGGCTACCTGCCAAATGCAGACATCATGGCGACCGCGGGTAACCACATCACACTCAGCCATGACCCGATGGAAGCAGCTAAAGGAGCGGATCTTGTCGTTACCGATGTGTGGGCCAGCATGGGCCAGGAAGAAGAACAACGCATACGGGAAAAAGCTTTCAACGGGTACCAGGTGAATGCGGATCTGATGGCGCAAGCCAGCAAGGATGCTCTGTTCATGCACTGTCTGCCCGCGCACCGCGGCGAGGAAGTGACGGCGGACATTATCGATGGGCCGCAAAGTGTGGTGTGGGACGAGGCTGAAAACCGCCTGCACGCACAGAAAGCCTTGCTGGAAATCCTGCTTACTACTTAA
- the phoU gene encoding phosphate signaling complex protein PhoU, producing MENLNIGQHISRRYNEELEDIRNRVLAMGGLVEQQLKDAMTALEKRDAGLAAQVVERDCEVNAMEVAIDEECNRVLARRQPAASDLRLVVAVIKTITDLERIGDEAERIARMVSTLVREEHSTRLFTQIRNLGHHVSSMVHGALDAFAHLDTEKSVEVWSEDRLVDDEYDSLMRELMTYMMEDPRSIPSILQAMFAARAMERIGDRAGNICEYVIYLVKGKDVRHTRVDKSG from the coding sequence ATGGAAAACCTCAATATCGGACAACATATTTCACGGCGCTATAACGAAGAGCTGGAAGATATCCGCAACCGCGTGCTGGCGATGGGCGGCCTGGTTGAGCAACAGCTAAAAGACGCCATGACTGCCCTGGAGAAGCGTGATGCCGGCCTTGCTGCACAAGTAGTGGAGCGGGACTGCGAGGTCAATGCCATGGAAGTGGCGATAGACGAGGAGTGTAATCGCGTGCTGGCGCGCAGACAGCCGGCTGCCAGTGATCTTCGCCTGGTGGTGGCCGTCATCAAGACTATTACCGACCTGGAACGTATCGGTGACGAGGCGGAACGTATCGCGCGTATGGTCAGCACCCTGGTGAGAGAGGAGCATTCAACACGCCTGTTTACCCAGATACGCAACCTTGGCCACCATGTGAGCAGTATGGTGCACGGTGCGCTCGATGCATTCGCGCATCTGGACACGGAAAAGTCAGTGGAAGTCTGGAGTGAAGACCGACTGGTCGATGACGAATATGATTCGTTGATGCGTGAGCTGATGACTTACATGATGGAAGACCCGCGTTCGATACCGAGTATTTTGCAGGCCATGTTCGCGGCACGCGCGATGGAGCGGATCGGTGACCGTGCGGGTAATATTTGTGAGTACGTGATTTACCTGGTCAAGGGCAAGGACGTGCGGCATACGCGGGTTGACAAGTCGGGTTGA
- the pstB gene encoding phosphate ABC transporter ATP-binding protein PstB produces MAEATQATPDVRASDKAGICLEVKNLNLFYAESQALDNICMPIPEKQVTAFIGPSGCGKSTLLRCFNRMNDLVDSVRIEGSILLDSEDIYAPGVQVAQLRQRIGMVFQKPNPFPKSIYENVAYGLRLQGMKSRRVLDEVVEKALRGAALWDEVKDRLHENALGMSGGQQQRLVIARAIAVEPEVLLLDEPASALDPISTLKIEELIDELKERYTIVIVTHNMQQAARVSDQTAFLYMGKLIERGDTDTIFTNPSEKMTEDYITGRYG; encoded by the coding sequence ATGGCTGAAGCCACGCAGGCAACCCCGGATGTGAGGGCCTCAGATAAGGCCGGGATATGCCTTGAGGTCAAGAACCTGAATCTTTTCTATGCCGAATCACAGGCGCTGGATAACATCTGTATGCCGATCCCTGAAAAACAGGTAACGGCCTTTATCGGTCCCAGTGGTTGCGGCAAGTCAACGCTGCTTCGTTGTTTCAATCGTATGAATGACCTGGTCGACAGCGTGCGTATCGAAGGAAGCATTCTGCTCGACAGTGAAGATATCTATGCGCCGGGTGTGCAGGTTGCCCAGTTGCGCCAGCGTATTGGAATGGTCTTCCAGAAACCCAATCCTTTTCCCAAGAGTATCTATGAGAACGTGGCTTACGGCTTGCGCCTGCAGGGCATGAAAAGCCGCCGTGTGCTGGACGAAGTAGTCGAGAAAGCCTTGCGTGGGGCTGCATTGTGGGATGAGGTCAAGGACCGTCTGCACGAGAATGCCCTGGGTATGTCGGGTGGTCAGCAACAGCGTCTGGTCATTGCGCGTGCCATAGCGGTTGAACCGGAAGTGTTGCTGCTCGATGAACCCGCTTCGGCACTGGACCCGATTTCCACGCTCAAGATCGAGGAACTGATCGATGAACTGAAAGAACGCTACACCATCGTGATTGTGACGCATAATATGCAACAGGCGGCGCGTGTTTCAGACCAGACGGCATTCTTGTATATGGGTAAACTGATAGAACGCGGTGATACGGATACGATCTTCACCAACCCGAGCGAGAAAATGACAGAAGACTATATTACCGGGCGTTACGGATAA
- the pstA gene encoding phosphate ABC transporter permease PstA, protein MSKDFGSWVKSGKPWIWLNAAAVSASLIMVLGLLGLIAVNGLGHFWPSPLQEMQYRMPDGSVQHLIGEISDTERITVERLREAGEPVESYGDAVDIERYLIKTGNRDISGLDFRWINEPSIISRETPKELVELERTEWGNFYGFLQDVREEGKLVAGKDAAWLELQPRLERVRDIRKLIRKLERKDIGAINYRLEQLRLERRRLELDDEDTPEAIADIERRKQSLQAEFSELQEKLDARYRELRRDSITMLAMGGEAVNIPLANIVRAWQPNTMGFWHKTGFYLSSLWAFVSEDPREANTEGGIFPAIFGTVMMVMLMALLVTPFGVIAAVYLREYATQGPLTRLIRIAVNNLAGVPSIVYGVFGLGFFVYVLGGNIDQLLFPEALPAPTFGTPGLMWASLTLALLTVPVVIVATEEGLSRIPRSIREGSLALGATKAETLWRTVLPMASPAMMTGVILAVARAAGEVAPLMLVGVVKLAPALPLDGNAPFIHLDRKFMHLGFHIYDVGFQSPNVEAARPLVYATALLLVLVIVALNLTAISIRNRLRERYRTLDQ, encoded by the coding sequence ATGAGTAAAGACTTTGGCAGTTGGGTAAAAAGCGGCAAGCCATGGATATGGCTGAATGCTGCTGCGGTCTCTGCCAGCCTGATCATGGTGCTGGGTTTACTGGGCCTGATTGCCGTAAATGGACTTGGGCACTTCTGGCCGTCACCGCTGCAGGAAATGCAGTACCGCATGCCGGATGGCAGCGTACAGCATTTGATCGGTGAAATTTCCGATACCGAGCGCATCACTGTCGAACGATTGCGTGAAGCGGGAGAGCCGGTCGAGTCTTATGGCGACGCCGTGGACATCGAACGTTACCTCATCAAGACCGGTAATCGGGATATTTCCGGGCTGGATTTTCGCTGGATCAATGAGCCGTCCATCATCAGCCGGGAGACACCGAAAGAACTGGTTGAACTGGAGCGTACCGAGTGGGGTAACTTTTACGGTTTCCTGCAGGATGTCCGTGAAGAAGGGAAGCTGGTTGCCGGGAAGGACGCGGCATGGCTCGAGCTACAACCCAGACTCGAACGCGTACGCGATATTCGCAAGCTGATTCGTAAACTGGAACGTAAAGATATCGGTGCAATCAACTACCGGCTTGAGCAGTTGCGTCTGGAGCGGAGGAGGCTGGAGCTGGATGACGAGGATACACCGGAAGCCATCGCGGATATCGAACGCCGCAAACAATCCCTGCAGGCCGAATTCAGTGAACTACAGGAAAAGCTGGACGCTCGCTACCGGGAACTCAGGCGTGATTCCATCACGATGCTGGCGATGGGAGGCGAGGCCGTCAACATTCCCCTGGCGAATATCGTGCGAGCCTGGCAGCCGAATACCATGGGGTTTTGGCACAAAACAGGGTTCTACCTTTCCAGCCTGTGGGCATTCGTCAGTGAAGACCCGCGCGAAGCAAATACAGAGGGTGGTATTTTCCCGGCTATTTTCGGTACGGTGATGATGGTGATGTTGATGGCGCTGTTGGTAACACCGTTCGGTGTGATAGCCGCCGTCTACCTGCGCGAGTATGCGACGCAGGGCCCGCTGACCCGGTTGATTCGAATCGCGGTCAATAATCTGGCCGGCGTACCCTCGATTGTTTACGGTGTGTTCGGCCTGGGCTTCTTCGTCTATGTTCTTGGTGGCAATATCGATCAGTTGCTCTTCCCGGAGGCGCTACCTGCACCGACGTTTGGAACGCCCGGGTTGATGTGGGCATCGTTGACACTGGCATTGTTGACTGTGCCTGTTGTCATTGTGGCAACCGAAGAAGGCTTGTCACGTATCCCGAGATCCATTCGCGAGGGCAGCCTTGCGCTGGGCGCCACCAAGGCAGAAACACTGTGGCGAACCGTTTTGCCGATGGCCAGCCCGGCCATGATGACCGGCGTCATACTGGCTGTCGCACGTGCAGCCGGTGAAGTGGCGCCACTGATGCTGGTGGGTGTGGTGAAGCTGGCACCGGCGTTACCGCTGGACGGTAATGCACCGTTTATCCATCTGGATCGCAAGTTTATGCACCTTGGTTTTCATATATATGACGTCGGGTTCCAGAGTCCCAATGTCGAGGCGGCACGACCCCTGGTCTACGCAACCGCGCTGTTGCTGGTACTGGTTATCGTGGCACTTAATCTGACAGCAATTTCCATCCGGAACCGTTTGCGTGAACGCTACCGCACACTGGATCAATAA
- a CDS encoding ABC transporter permease subunit, producing the protein MSGPSTSNSYKSSVHLRLRLLRDRLARWLIGAGGVSVIIAILLIFIYLLYVVMPLLKSAEMQHEATYPLPDGNEAVYLSMEEQAEIGAVIDRKGHVRFLSTSDGHEISQVQLPVPDAAEVAGFSAARPNSGIVALGFSNGQALVVKLNYQVSFPNDKRVITPEVQYPLGKTPVDVNTDRASLDKLAIQQDESFTIVAWTQGGMLSVVRASPEASLMEEDAGWTFERSSGYTDIEDIVSLLVDPSQRELYLVSRDGTLAWFDISDLSQARLHEQIRVTAKNTRVVSAGFLAGGNSIMVASDDGRISQWFQVRDEEGVSHLQQIRSFDNEVSTRALVPESSRKGFLVAGEDGSVSIYHATAGQRLIRKTVSDAPVRLLAVSPRADALWALNDNNQLEFWRINNPHPEVSWGALWGKVWYEGYDQPEYIWQSSAADNDFEPKFSLTPLAFGTLKAAFYAMLFAIPLSILGAVFTAYFMAPKMRQMVKPTIEIMEALPTVILGFLAGLWLAPLVETHLPGLFAMLLLMPLLVLATAWLWHCLPLRVTGRISTGWEAALLIPVILGAGYLSLAVSPLLEQWLFGGDMPAWLQHEMGIGFDQRNSLVVGMAMGFAVIPTIFSIAEDAIFSVPRHLTSGSLALGATSWQTLVRVVLLTASPGIFSGVMMGVGRAVGETMIVLMATGNTPVMDLSIFQGMRTLSANIAVEMPESEVASTHYRILFLAALVLFLFTFVFNTGAELIRQRLRNKYSSL; encoded by the coding sequence ATGTCCGGGCCATCAACTTCAAACAGTTATAAAAGTAGTGTTCACCTTCGCCTGCGCCTGCTCAGGGATCGCCTGGCGCGTTGGCTGATCGGTGCTGGTGGTGTTTCAGTCATCATCGCTATCCTGTTGATATTCATCTATCTTTTGTATGTTGTTATGCCGCTGCTCAAATCTGCCGAGATGCAGCACGAGGCGACCTATCCGCTGCCGGACGGCAATGAGGCGGTTTACCTGTCGATGGAAGAGCAGGCAGAAATCGGTGCAGTGATCGATCGCAAGGGGCACGTACGTTTTCTTTCCACAAGCGATGGTCACGAAATCAGTCAGGTGCAGTTACCCGTTCCGGACGCGGCAGAAGTTGCCGGTTTTTCGGCGGCGCGTCCGAATTCCGGCATTGTTGCGCTGGGTTTCAGTAACGGGCAGGCACTGGTCGTCAAACTCAACTACCAGGTCAGTTTCCCGAATGACAAACGTGTCATTACACCGGAAGTGCAGTACCCGCTCGGCAAGACACCCGTTGATGTCAACACTGACAGGGCATCGCTGGACAAACTTGCGATTCAACAGGACGAGTCTTTCACGATCGTGGCCTGGACACAGGGTGGCATGCTGTCGGTCGTGCGTGCCTCTCCCGAAGCGTCGCTTATGGAGGAAGATGCCGGCTGGACATTCGAGCGAAGCAGTGGCTATACCGATATTGAAGACATTGTTAGTCTGCTGGTCGATCCCTCGCAGCGTGAGCTGTACCTGGTAAGCCGTGACGGGACACTGGCCTGGTTCGATATTTCAGATTTGTCGCAGGCGCGTCTGCATGAACAGATCAGGGTCACGGCAAAAAATACCCGTGTGGTTTCCGCAGGCTTCCTGGCAGGTGGCAACTCTATCATGGTGGCCAGTGACGACGGCAGGATTAGTCAGTGGTTCCAGGTCAGGGACGAGGAGGGTGTATCCCACCTTCAACAGATTCGCAGTTTTGATAATGAAGTCAGCACACGGGCGCTGGTACCGGAGTCCAGTCGAAAAGGTTTCCTGGTTGCGGGTGAAGATGGCAGTGTTTCGATCTATCATGCGACGGCCGGACAGCGGTTGATCCGGAAAACCGTTTCGGATGCGCCTGTACGTCTGCTGGCAGTCAGTCCGCGTGCCGATGCATTGTGGGCATTGAATGATAACAATCAACTCGAGTTCTGGCGTATCAATAACCCGCACCCGGAAGTGTCCTGGGGCGCGCTATGGGGCAAGGTCTGGTACGAGGGTTATGACCAGCCGGAATATATCTGGCAGTCTTCGGCGGCAGATAATGACTTCGAACCCAAATTCAGTCTGACGCCGTTGGCGTTCGGTACACTCAAGGCGGCGTTTTACGCCATGCTGTTCGCGATTCCTCTTTCAATACTTGGCGCAGTATTCACCGCCTATTTCATGGCGCCAAAGATGCGCCAGATGGTGAAGCCGACCATCGAGATTATGGAAGCCCTGCCCACGGTTATCCTGGGATTTCTGGCCGGACTTTGGCTGGCACCGCTGGTGGAGACGCATTTACCCGGCCTGTTCGCCATGTTGCTGTTGATGCCCCTGCTGGTACTGGCCACGGCCTGGTTGTGGCATTGCTTGCCACTACGTGTCACCGGCCGGATATCAACGGGCTGGGAGGCTGCGTTGTTGATTCCGGTCATACTGGGAGCGGGATATTTGTCGCTGGCCGTGAGTCCCTTGCTGGAACAATGGCTGTTTGGTGGTGATATGCCGGCCTGGCTGCAGCATGAAATGGGTATCGGGTTTGACCAGCGCAACTCGCTGGTGGTGGGAATGGCGATGGGGTTTGCCGTTATTCCAACCATCTTTTCGATTGCCGAGGATGCGATTTTCAGTGTGCCGCGGCACTTGACCAGCGGCTCACTGGCGCTCGGTGCAACCAGCTGGCAAACGCTGGTTCGCGTCGTTCTGCTGACCGCCAGCCCGGGAATTTTCTCCGGTGTCATGATGGGAGTGGGACGTGCTGTTGGTGAAACCATGATTGTGCTGATGGCGACCGGCAATACACCGGTAATGGACCTGAGTATCTTCCAGGGCATGCGTACCCTGTCTGCCAATATTGCAGTGGAAATGCCAGAGTCCGAAGTGGCGAGTACGCACTACCGTATCCTGTTTCTTGCCGCGTTGGTGCTGTTCCTGTTTACCTTTGTCTTTAATACCGGCGCCGAGCTGATTCGTCAGCGGCTGCGTAACAAGTACAGTAGCCTGTGA
- a CDS encoding PilZ domain-containing protein translates to MGIEHRWSSRREIDLEVNLHYPPVGTVNGKTRNISLEGMYVDLKGVRIPPQARLEISFIAEMRGRPVEHRLPAYVVHTRDGGVGLMLQHVGYREFDALRFMLNAA, encoded by the coding sequence ATGGGCATCGAACATCGCTGGAGTTCACGACGCGAAATTGATCTTGAAGTAAACCTGCACTATCCACCTGTTGGAACGGTCAACGGGAAAACACGCAATATCAGCCTTGAAGGTATGTACGTCGATCTCAAGGGCGTACGCATTCCACCACAGGCAAGACTGGAAATTTCCTTTATTGCCGAAATGCGCGGCCGACCTGTCGAGCACCGTCTGCCGGCCTACGTGGTGCACACCCGGGACGGTGGTGTAGGACTGATGCTGCAACACGTCGGTTACCGCGAATTCGACGCACTGCGCTTCATGCTCAACGCCGCATAA
- a CDS encoding PstS family phosphate ABC transporter substrate-binding protein, with protein MALRKHTLVAGVLSAVLGFSSSLMAESRVDSGIPDYNRVSGVSGNLSSVGSDTLANLMTLWAEEFKRAYPNVNIQIQAAGSSTAPPALTEGTSNLGPMSRKMKDKELEAFERRYGYKPTPIRVAIDALAVFVHKDNPVKGMTIPQVDAIFSSTRKCGYPEDITRWGQLGLEGAWKNRTIQLYGRNSVSGTYGYFKKKALCKGDYRNNVNEQPGSASVVQSVSSSLNGIGYSGIGYTTSGVRTVPLAKKDGQPFVEATSENAITGKYPLSRFLYVYVNKHPNKPLPPLEREFLKLVLSRPGQNVVIKDGYIPLPKSVVDKELLKLQ; from the coding sequence ATGGCTTTACGTAAACACACACTGGTCGCCGGCGTGCTGTCGGCCGTACTGGGTTTCAGCAGTTCGCTGATGGCAGAATCCAGGGTAGATTCCGGTATACCGGACTATAACCGCGTCAGTGGCGTATCCGGCAACCTGTCCAGTGTCGGTTCAGATACCCTGGCCAACCTGATGACCCTGTGGGCCGAGGAATTCAAGCGCGCATACCCGAACGTCAACATACAGATCCAGGCGGCAGGTTCCTCCACTGCACCGCCTGCACTGACCGAAGGCACTTCAAACCTGGGTCCGATGAGTCGCAAGATGAAGGACAAGGAACTGGAAGCTTTCGAGCGCCGCTACGGTTACAAGCCGACCCCGATCCGGGTCGCAATCGATGCGCTCGCGGTATTTGTACACAAGGACAACCCGGTCAAGGGCATGACAATTCCACAGGTTGATGCAATATTTTCATCCACCCGCAAGTGCGGCTACCCGGAAGATATCACGCGCTGGGGCCAGTTGGGCCTGGAAGGCGCCTGGAAAAACCGTACCATTCAGCTCTATGGCCGCAATTCGGTTTCCGGGACTTACGGTTACTTCAAAAAGAAAGCCTTGTGCAAGGGCGACTACAGGAACAACGTAAATGAGCAACCGGGTTCTGCTTCGGTTGTGCAGTCGGTTTCTTCCTCGCTAAACGGCATTGGTTATTCCGGTATCGGTTATACCACCTCGGGTGTGCGTACTGTGCCGTTGGCCAAAAAGGACGGGCAGCCGTTTGTTGAAGCAACGTCTGAAAATGCCATTACCGGCAAGTACCCGCTGTCACGCTTTCTGTATGTCTACGTGAACAAGCATCCGAACAAGCCGCTACCACCCCTGGAGCGTGAGTTCCTGAAGCTGGTGTTATCCCGCCCGGGCCAGAATGTTGTCATCAAGGACGGCTACATCCCGCTGCCGAAGTCGGTTGTCGACAAGGAATTGCTCAAGCTGCAGTAA
- the phoR gene encoding phosphate regulon sensor histidine kinase PhoR, with protein sequence MTRAWQHELWRLAALILVGVLVGALAGQVMAGLLLVLVIYLGWHLYNLNRLVRWLRESKSFKPPEASGIWDEAFEHIYRLQQRNQKRKRNLSHMLKRLHKMTGALPDATVELRPDSEEIEWWNTAAARYLGFEFPRDSGQRISNLIRHPAFLDYLHSDNYEGGVEIPSPVNEGQTLRIRLVRYAGNRRLLVARDMTHIQKLERMRQDFVANVSHELRTPLTVITGYLEAMIDDEPDERCVVPLQSMQEQSERMRRLVEDLMLLARLESDEPNDAARVVDIPELVAQVVSQAKTLSGVEGHRFEVHIENTLCLVGVKSELFSAFSNLVFNAVRYTPAGGSIQVDWVRENETGLFSVTDSGPGIEAQHIPRLTERFYRVDAGRSRARGGTGLGLAIVKHVLLRHQGRLEIDSEPGRGSRFGCRFPESQLRSCKSAKAL encoded by the coding sequence GTGACCCGAGCCTGGCAGCATGAGCTGTGGCGGCTGGCCGCGCTGATACTGGTCGGTGTACTTGTTGGTGCACTGGCTGGCCAGGTAATGGCTGGCCTGTTGCTGGTGCTGGTTATTTATCTTGGCTGGCATCTCTATAATCTCAATCGACTGGTCCGCTGGTTACGCGAGAGCAAGTCATTCAAGCCGCCCGAGGCCAGCGGCATCTGGGACGAGGCTTTCGAGCATATTTACCGATTGCAGCAACGCAACCAGAAGCGCAAACGCAACCTGAGTCATATGCTGAAGCGGTTGCATAAAATGACCGGTGCATTGCCGGACGCGACTGTCGAACTCAGGCCGGACAGCGAGGAAATCGAATGGTGGAATACAGCCGCTGCCCGCTACCTTGGTTTTGAGTTTCCGCGTGACAGTGGCCAGCGCATCAGTAACCTGATTCGACACCCTGCCTTTCTGGACTATCTCCACAGCGATAATTATGAGGGCGGTGTTGAAATACCCTCGCCGGTCAACGAAGGCCAGACATTACGTATCCGTCTTGTCCGCTATGCGGGTAATCGTCGTTTGCTGGTGGCCCGCGACATGACGCATATACAAAAGCTGGAACGCATGCGGCAGGATTTTGTGGCCAATGTGTCACATGAACTGCGTACACCGCTTACAGTGATTACCGGTTACCTTGAAGCAATGATCGATGATGAGCCGGATGAGCGTTGTGTCGTTCCCCTGCAAAGCATGCAAGAGCAGAGCGAGCGGATGCGCAGGCTGGTCGAGGACCTGATGCTGCTGGCGCGACTCGAGAGCGATGAGCCCAATGATGCGGCCCGGGTTGTGGATATACCGGAGCTGGTTGCACAGGTTGTCAGCCAGGCGAAGACGCTAAGTGGTGTCGAGGGGCACCGGTTCGAAGTTCATATCGAAAATACACTGTGCCTGGTTGGCGTCAAGAGTGAACTGTTCAGCGCATTCTCCAACCTGGTGTTCAATGCGGTACGTTACACGCCGGCAGGTGGCAGTATTCAGGTGGATTGGGTGCGCGAGAACGAGACCGGGTTATTTTCAGTAACCGATAGCGGGCCAGGTATCGAGGCACAGCATATTCCCCGCCTGACGGAACGCTTTTACCGTGTCGATGCCGGAAGATCGCGTGCGCGTGGTGGCACCGGGCTGGGGCTTGCCATTGTGAAGCATGTGTTATTACGGCACCAGGGGCGTCTCGAAATTGACAGTGAACCGGGCCGTGGCAGCCGTTTCGGTTGCCGCTTCCCCGAATCGCAATTACGCAGTTGTAAATCAGCAAAAGCCCTGTAA